A part of Streptomyces sp. NBC_01451 genomic DNA contains:
- a CDS encoding winged helix-turn-helix domain-containing protein produces the protein MLRFEVSVEDLLRSRFALSPALDLCLLLRSLIGQGQPLPRAWATRLMPAFERLRRDTELDAALALQAPHGGPNFVAPPPRGLNQKWADDLAMIRATPLEAARREFATTATGPSARDPRVRAVLDSTDAVSRIAEAMDQAWQELLAADWPQLRAICERDVVHRVGVIGEHGWATAIEGLHPGIAWRTGGIEVDFFRGGTVRLTGDGLLLTPSVFVGHIAAHLDDPWPRTLVYRARGTAALWGEQETIPRPDALTALVGRARARLLLALDAPASTSHLARSLAMAPGAVGDHLSILRGAGLLVRARSGRSVLYRRTPLGEALVAGSG, from the coding sequence GTGCTGCGCTTCGAAGTCTCCGTCGAGGACCTGCTGCGCAGCCGCTTCGCACTGTCGCCCGCGCTGGACCTCTGCCTGCTGCTGCGTTCGCTCATCGGCCAGGGCCAGCCGCTGCCGCGAGCCTGGGCCACCCGGCTCATGCCGGCCTTTGAACGGCTTCGCCGCGACACCGAACTGGACGCCGCCCTCGCTCTGCAGGCCCCGCACGGCGGACCGAACTTCGTCGCCCCGCCCCCGCGCGGTCTCAACCAGAAGTGGGCGGACGACCTGGCCATGATCAGGGCCACGCCGCTGGAAGCGGCCCGCCGCGAATTCGCCACCACCGCGACCGGCCCGTCCGCCCGCGATCCCCGCGTACGCGCCGTGCTGGACTCGACGGACGCCGTCTCCAGGATCGCCGAGGCGATGGACCAGGCATGGCAAGAGCTGCTCGCCGCGGACTGGCCGCAACTACGCGCGATCTGTGAGCGCGATGTCGTGCACCGGGTGGGGGTGATCGGCGAACACGGATGGGCCACGGCCATCGAGGGCCTGCACCCGGGCATCGCCTGGCGCACCGGTGGTATCGAGGTCGACTTCTTCCGAGGCGGAACAGTCCGCCTCACCGGCGACGGGCTCCTGCTGACCCCTTCGGTCTTCGTCGGGCATATCGCCGCCCACCTGGACGACCCCTGGCCCAGGACCTTGGTCTATCGCGCCCGCGGCACCGCCGCCCTGTGGGGCGAACAGGAGACCATCCCCCGACCGGACGCACTGACCGCTCTGGTCGGCCGGGCCCGAGCCCGGCTGCTGTTGGCGCTGGACGCCCCGGCCAGTACCAGCCACCTCGCCCGAAGCCTCGCCATGGCACCCGGCGCGGTAGGAGACCACCTCTCCATCCTGCGAGGCGCGGGGCTGCTCGTCCGCGCCCGGTCCGGACGGTCGGTGCTCTACCGGCGCACCCCGCTCGGCGAGGCACTGGTCGCCGGTTCGGGCTGA
- a CDS encoding MFS transporter, with protein MTPTAEPAQGNHRATYREVLAEPRFRLLFSTRAVSITADALRITTFSVLVFAATGSALLSAVAFGIGFIPQLFGSLLLGSLADRLPPRALITGGYALTGATALLLALVRMPVAASLGVVALVSLATPVFHGVSSRLVAQSLKGDAYVLGRSLNNIAGAGAQLFGLALGGAAVAAVGPRRALAVSAVLYLGCALAIRIRLPRLQPGESAGTPGSAGGGSGAVRASLHGAGLLLRGRTVRRLMLAQWLPLAFVAGAEGLIVAYAGERHFAPGWYAVLMGCLPVGMLVGDLLVGRLLRPRARERLVVPLVALAGLPLIGFAAEPGVGVSSCLLLVSGLGYAYGLGLQRPFLDALPQDGQGQAFGLLGSGSMTLQGVGPVCLGLVAAGMGTGGAIAAAGSAAVLTAGWILTWHPSTSPAPVPNHPTGSENGTEQHARSSPAQ; from the coding sequence ATGACCCCAACCGCCGAACCCGCGCAGGGCAACCACCGTGCCACCTACCGGGAGGTGCTGGCCGAGCCGCGATTCCGGCTACTCTTCTCCACACGTGCCGTCTCGATCACTGCGGACGCGCTGCGGATCACCACGTTCTCGGTGCTGGTCTTCGCGGCCACCGGCTCCGCCTTGCTGAGCGCAGTGGCCTTCGGCATCGGCTTCATCCCCCAGCTGTTCGGCTCGCTGCTGCTGGGCTCACTGGCCGACCGGCTGCCGCCCCGCGCGCTCATCACCGGCGGCTACGCCTTGACGGGCGCCACCGCCCTGCTGCTCGCCCTGGTGCGAATGCCGGTCGCGGCAAGCCTCGGTGTCGTGGCGCTGGTCTCCCTCGCCACACCGGTGTTTCACGGCGTGTCGAGTCGGCTGGTCGCGCAGTCGCTGAAGGGCGACGCCTATGTACTGGGCCGGTCGCTGAACAACATCGCCGGCGCAGGCGCGCAATTGTTCGGCCTGGCGCTGGGAGGTGCGGCCGTCGCGGCAGTTGGCCCGCGCCGGGCGCTCGCGGTCAGCGCTGTCCTTTACCTCGGCTGCGCGCTTGCTATCCGCATCCGGTTACCCCGGCTGCAGCCGGGAGAGTCCGCCGGCACACCCGGCAGCGCTGGGGGCGGTAGCGGGGCCGTCCGTGCGAGCCTGCATGGTGCAGGCCTGCTGCTGCGCGGACGCACAGTGCGACGACTGATGCTGGCCCAGTGGCTCCCGCTCGCGTTCGTAGCGGGCGCGGAAGGCCTCATCGTCGCCTACGCGGGAGAACGCCACTTCGCGCCCGGCTGGTACGCGGTGCTGATGGGCTGTCTGCCGGTCGGCATGCTTGTCGGTGACCTGCTGGTGGGTCGACTGCTACGGCCACGCGCCCGGGAGCGACTGGTAGTCCCGTTGGTTGCGCTGGCGGGGCTGCCGCTGATCGGCTTTGCTGCCGAGCCCGGAGTGGGCGTCTCGTCCTGTCTACTGCTGGTCAGCGGCCTCGGATACGCCTACGGTCTCGGCCTGCAACGCCCGTTTCTGGACGCCCTGCCGCAGGATGGCCAAGGTCAGGCCTTCGGCTTGCTCGGCTCCGGCAGCATGACGCTGCAGGGCGTCGGGCCGGTTTGCCTGGGCTTGGTGGCCGCAGGCATGGGAACAGGCGGCGCAATAGCCGCGGCAGGCAGCGCGGCCGTGCTTACCGCCGGCTGGATTCTCACCTGGCACCCGTCCACCTCCCCGGCCCCCGTCCCGAACCACCCGACGGGATCAGAGAACGGCACCGAACAGCATGCGCGTAGTTCTCCTGCGCAGTAA
- a CDS encoding metallophosphoesterase, producing MTDTSEVRSADGAAHATQQSRLHRLMRYIPLIAPVLLWTVPCWVLLHAGQHWPLLVALGGTVLFALGLIGMPLAMARGHGRRQQDRAAIIGDTLLGASWVLFTWSVLLGVLLRLTLAVAGVGDGQDRARIVTWAVLGAATVLLAWGYAEARRVPRVRRLDVQLPRLGAGLDGTRVVLITDTHYGPLDRARWSARVCAKVNTLEADLVCHTGDIADGTAERRRAQAAPLGTVQARRARVYVTGNHEYYSEAQGWVDLMDELGWEPLRNRHLLLERGGDTLVVAGVDDVTAEASGLAGHGAHLAGALNGADPDLPVLLLAHQPKFVDRAAAAGIDLQLSGHTHGGQIWPFHHLVRIDQPALAGLSRHGTRTLLYTSRGTGFWGPPFRVFAPSEITLLVLRSPQRPPTP from the coding sequence GTGACCGACACCAGCGAGGTCCGATCCGCGGACGGCGCGGCGCACGCGACTCAACAGAGCCGACTGCACCGCCTGATGCGCTACATCCCGTTGATCGCCCCTGTCCTGCTGTGGACCGTGCCCTGCTGGGTGCTCCTGCACGCCGGCCAGCACTGGCCACTCCTCGTGGCGCTGGGCGGCACCGTCCTGTTCGCCCTCGGTCTGATCGGTATGCCGCTCGCGATGGCGCGCGGCCACGGCCGACGGCAGCAGGACCGGGCGGCGATCATCGGGGACACCCTGCTGGGCGCCAGCTGGGTCCTGTTCACCTGGTCCGTCCTGCTCGGCGTCCTGCTGCGACTCACCCTGGCCGTGGCCGGCGTAGGCGACGGCCAGGACCGGGCCCGGATCGTCACCTGGGCGGTCCTCGGCGCAGCCACCGTGCTGCTCGCCTGGGGGTACGCCGAGGCCCGCCGGGTGCCACGGGTGCGCCGGCTCGACGTGCAACTTCCGCGCCTGGGAGCCGGATTGGACGGCACGCGCGTCGTCCTCATCACCGACACCCACTACGGCCCGCTCGACCGCGCCCGCTGGTCTGCACGGGTCTGCGCGAAGGTCAACACTCTGGAGGCCGACCTGGTCTGTCACACCGGCGACATCGCGGACGGCACGGCCGAACGCCGCCGCGCCCAGGCCGCTCCGCTCGGCACCGTGCAGGCCCGCCGGGCCCGGGTCTACGTCACCGGCAACCACGAGTACTACAGCGAGGCCCAGGGCTGGGTCGACCTGATGGACGAGCTGGGCTGGGAGCCGCTGCGCAACCGCCATCTGCTGCTCGAACGCGGAGGCGACACCCTCGTGGTCGCCGGCGTGGACGACGTCACCGCCGAAGCCTCCGGCCTGGCCGGCCACGGCGCCCACCTCGCCGGAGCCCTCAACGGCGCCGACCCCGACCTGCCCGTCCTGCTCCTGGCCCACCAGCCCAAGTTCGTCGACCGGGCGGCAGCCGCCGGCATCGACCTCCAGCTCTCCGGCCACACCCACGGCGGCCAGATCTGGCCCTTCCACCACCTCGTCCGCATCGACCAGCCCGCTCTCGCCGGCCTCAGCCGCCACGGCACCCGCACCCTCCTCTACACCAGCCGTGGCACCGGCTTCTGGGGCCCGCCGTTCCGCGTCTTCGCCCCCAGCGAGATCACCCTGCTCGTCCTCCGCTCCCCACAGCGGCCCCCCACGCCGTAG
- a CDS encoding DUF6531 domain-containing protein: MTLYTRNENELFGEQPGYAYAGNLVHTATGNFVRRETDLPTADPLVSWQRTYNARKTDDSGLGPGWTHSHGARLEFPDRDRILLHGTCGRVLTFRRREDDTFERPQDLAADLYTAPEDRYELRFFHGETWTFDASGDWLEIAADGRGATLCHEDGRLTRVEHSAGRSLSLDYDAHGHIVSVHTDDGRTVCYAYDGDTLSRATLPGGAATGYDTDSASRIVRVTDADDVVEVVNEYDDEGRVTRQEYPGAGALRFDHDADHGRTTVTHEPSDAQSVYTHNEDARPVRVTDALGHSSTVEYGPGGLLSAAELPGGTVLERVYDEDGNLVESTDSGATVRYTYDVGRRVREVTAPTGESTSYDYDGDDRVPSRITGPDGSVTRLGVRDGLVVSRTGPDGATAIYHYDERRNLVEAVDATGQRTRYTYDDAGRSTSVTGPTGETNTIAYDEAGRPVELTDPQGMTVTRTYSATGRLLEYTDSEGATTVFGYGAGGRLESRSDRQGLVTRYEYDDSGRPAVLIRPDGTRTETRFDAVGRLERVAEPDAGVTTYEYDPAGNQTAIHAPAGTTATTFDARGNQTSVTLPGGATNHFSYDEADRLIERVDAAGAHWATAFDPTTRTITRTAPDGARRTTVLDAQGRTTASVDPLGRRTSYRYDGNGRLATVIDPEGGRTHLARDGMGRVVARTTPAGLTTRYTYRDGRVDTVTDPRGWITRFGYDRNGRRTRITTPSGATTSYAYDKRGALTKVTDPRGGMTAYTYDKAGRLTKVTDVKGVSTVYGHDKAGRRTTITDPLGRTTRRRYDDQGRVESIRNPAGDVIHFAYDDAGRLTRRWTDDGDEVTYAYDGAGRRTAMTDPTGTTHYAYDDNGRLTSVTWPGDHTYTWEYDAAGQLRKLTYPDDECVTYRYDLNGRLISLKDSRAGEAVYAVDPDGRLVTEQLPGGWARRYGYDGGLLTDFTELRENVVATCVTLARDSEGRITRHGDGATVRDYTYDPAGQLVAAHLTRAGTTIATDIGYDLAGNRTMTVTGGKATRYLYDAADQLVAVENTGRRIRYAYDGAGRLTGADDGDVRQRIAYDGFNHPTRTTTSRAWAVERTDMTYNGDGYLVRWKGRTGDDDAPHTEVCYQWTVGDTLPQILHQHVDTKVPQSSNTAPLGRDLATARFTYGYARTFATTCHDSVTFARDAFGSTVATHATEPWAQSEAYDAFGAAPGAPILPEPHPAARIPRFGYRGELAHGPSLNLRARHYDTTLGRFTTRDPLSVLGKSSLANHPYAYAHSDPLNRVDPQGTWPSVLQDVAALIAGVLRAPLPAYGCDGCQNPGNGIESHRKCFQGRTCLATRGYFSADALDADPDALKELWHSGRGERMGHALTLYELNGRRQGFWDETWEDLGWARAISPNVDWEVGTRSPSDPPPHFRIDILTEEEQMFEVKMWDNGGAYWPVEQQLDRYLAFGAYRNLLLFKSKELQDWADSVDVITGLRWPWSEDIVYVWGLGNSEGHIYVAHEDEDRLNDDMKNKAEGNREQREWEQQGVPFLLPIPVPVPVPV; the protein is encoded by the coding sequence GTGACGCTCTACACCCGCAACGAGAACGAACTCTTCGGCGAGCAGCCGGGATACGCCTACGCAGGGAACCTGGTCCACACCGCGACCGGCAACTTCGTCAGGCGGGAGACCGACCTCCCGACGGCCGACCCACTGGTGTCCTGGCAGCGCACGTACAACGCGCGCAAGACCGACGACAGCGGGCTCGGCCCCGGATGGACCCACTCGCACGGCGCCCGGCTGGAGTTCCCGGACCGGGACCGGATCCTGCTGCACGGCACGTGCGGGCGGGTCCTCACCTTCCGAAGGCGCGAGGACGACACCTTCGAGCGGCCCCAGGACCTCGCCGCCGATCTGTACACCGCGCCCGAGGACCGGTACGAACTGCGCTTCTTCCACGGGGAGACATGGACCTTCGACGCCTCCGGCGACTGGCTGGAGATCGCCGCCGACGGCCGTGGCGCCACCCTGTGCCACGAGGACGGCCGGCTGACCCGCGTCGAGCACTCCGCGGGCCGCTCGCTCTCCCTCGACTACGACGCCCACGGCCACATCGTCTCCGTACACACCGACGACGGCCGAACGGTCTGCTACGCCTACGACGGCGACACCCTGAGCCGGGCCACCCTCCCGGGCGGGGCAGCCACCGGCTACGACACTGACTCCGCGTCCCGGATCGTCCGCGTGACCGACGCCGACGACGTCGTGGAGGTCGTCAACGAGTACGACGACGAGGGCCGGGTGACCCGCCAGGAGTACCCCGGCGCGGGCGCACTCCGCTTCGACCACGACGCCGACCACGGCCGCACCACCGTCACCCACGAGCCCTCCGACGCCCAGTCGGTGTACACCCACAACGAGGACGCCCGCCCGGTCCGGGTGACGGACGCGCTGGGCCACTCCAGCACCGTCGAGTACGGCCCCGGCGGCCTGCTCAGCGCCGCCGAACTGCCCGGCGGAACCGTCCTGGAGCGCGTATACGACGAGGACGGGAACCTCGTCGAGTCCACCGACAGTGGCGCCACCGTCCGCTACACCTACGACGTCGGGCGTCGCGTTCGCGAAGTCACCGCCCCGACAGGGGAGTCGACGTCGTACGACTACGACGGCGACGACCGTGTCCCCTCCCGCATCACCGGCCCCGACGGCTCCGTCACCCGACTCGGCGTCCGGGACGGCCTCGTGGTCTCCCGTACCGGCCCCGACGGCGCCACCGCCATCTACCACTACGACGAGCGCCGCAACCTGGTCGAGGCCGTCGACGCCACCGGACAGCGCACCCGCTACACCTATGACGACGCAGGCCGCAGCACCTCCGTCACGGGCCCCACGGGCGAGACGAACACGATCGCCTACGACGAGGCGGGCCGCCCGGTCGAGCTGACCGACCCCCAGGGCATGACGGTGACCCGTACGTATTCGGCCACCGGCAGGCTCCTGGAGTACACGGACTCCGAGGGGGCCACGACCGTCTTCGGGTACGGCGCCGGCGGGCGCCTGGAGAGCCGTAGTGACCGGCAGGGCCTGGTCACCCGGTACGAGTACGACGACTCCGGCCGTCCGGCCGTGCTGATCCGGCCCGACGGCACCCGGACCGAGACCCGGTTCGACGCCGTGGGCCGCCTGGAGCGGGTGGCGGAACCGGACGCTGGCGTCACCACCTACGAGTACGACCCGGCGGGCAACCAGACCGCGATCCACGCGCCCGCGGGCACCACGGCGACGACCTTCGACGCCCGGGGAAACCAGACCTCCGTCACCCTTCCCGGCGGCGCCACCAACCACTTCTCCTACGACGAGGCGGACCGGCTGATCGAGCGGGTCGACGCCGCCGGAGCCCACTGGGCCACCGCTTTCGACCCCACCACGCGCACGATCACCCGCACCGCCCCCGACGGCGCCCGCCGCACCACGGTCCTGGACGCGCAGGGCCGTACGACGGCCTCCGTCGACCCGCTGGGGCGACGCACCTCCTACCGCTACGACGGCAACGGCCGGCTGGCCACGGTCATCGACCCCGAGGGCGGGCGCACCCACCTGGCCCGCGACGGCATGGGCCGGGTCGTCGCCCGCACCACCCCGGCCGGACTCACCACGCGGTACACCTACCGCGACGGCCGCGTGGACACCGTCACCGACCCGCGCGGCTGGATCACCCGGTTCGGTTACGACCGCAACGGGCGCCGCACGCGAATCACCACGCCCTCCGGGGCCACGACGTCGTACGCCTACGACAAGCGCGGCGCCCTCACCAAGGTCACCGACCCGCGCGGCGGAATGACGGCCTACACCTACGACAAGGCGGGCCGCCTCACCAAGGTCACCGACGTCAAGGGCGTGTCCACCGTCTACGGCCACGACAAAGCCGGCCGCCGCACCACCATCACCGACCCCCTGGGCCGCACGACCCGCCGCCGCTACGACGACCAGGGCCGTGTCGAATCGATCCGCAACCCGGCGGGGGACGTGATCCACTTCGCCTACGACGACGCCGGACGGCTCACCAGGCGCTGGACGGACGACGGCGACGAGGTGACGTACGCCTACGACGGCGCCGGCCGCCGCACCGCCATGACGGACCCCACCGGCACCACCCACTACGCGTACGACGACAACGGCCGTCTGACCAGCGTCACCTGGCCGGGCGACCACACCTACACCTGGGAGTACGACGCGGCGGGCCAGCTGCGGAAGCTGACCTACCCCGACGACGAGTGCGTCACCTACCGGTACGACCTCAACGGCCGTCTGATCTCCCTGAAGGACTCCCGGGCCGGGGAGGCGGTCTACGCGGTCGACCCCGACGGCCGGCTCGTCACCGAACAGCTCCCGGGCGGCTGGGCCCGCCGCTACGGCTACGACGGCGGCCTCCTCACCGACTTCACCGAGTTGCGGGAGAACGTCGTCGCCACCTGTGTCACCCTCGCCCGCGACAGCGAGGGCCGCATCACCCGGCACGGCGACGGCGCAACCGTTCGTGACTACACCTACGACCCCGCCGGACAACTCGTCGCCGCGCACCTCACTCGCGCGGGCACCACGATCGCCACCGACATCGGCTACGACCTCGCCGGCAACCGCACCATGACCGTCACCGGCGGCAAGGCCACGCGCTACCTCTACGACGCCGCCGACCAGTTGGTCGCCGTCGAGAACACCGGACGGCGGATCCGCTACGCCTACGACGGAGCCGGGCGCCTGACCGGCGCGGACGACGGAGACGTCAGGCAGCGGATCGCCTACGACGGCTTCAACCACCCGACCCGGACCACGACCAGCCGCGCCTGGGCGGTCGAGCGTACCGACATGACGTACAACGGCGACGGCTACCTGGTCCGCTGGAAGGGCCGCACCGGCGACGACGACGCGCCCCACACCGAGGTCTGCTACCAGTGGACGGTCGGCGACACCCTCCCGCAGATCCTCCACCAGCACGTCGACACGAAGGTGCCGCAGAGCTCCAACACCGCGCCCCTCGGCCGTGACCTGGCCACCGCCCGCTTCACCTACGGCTACGCCCGCACCTTCGCCACCACCTGCCACGACTCGGTCACCTTCGCCCGCGACGCGTTCGGCTCGACCGTCGCCACGCACGCGACCGAGCCATGGGCGCAGAGCGAGGCGTACGACGCTTTCGGCGCCGCTCCCGGTGCGCCGATCCTGCCCGAGCCGCACCCGGCGGCGCGCATCCCGCGCTTCGGCTACCGGGGCGAGCTCGCACACGGCCCGTCGCTGAACCTGCGGGCCCGCCACTACGACACCACGCTGGGCCGCTTCACCACCCGCGACCCGCTCTCCGTCCTGGGCAAGAGCAGCCTGGCCAACCACCCCTACGCCTACGCCCACAGCGACCCGCTGAACCGGGTCGACCCGCAGGGAACCTGGCCCTCCGTCCTCCAGGACGTCGCCGCGCTGATCGCCGGTGTGCTCCGGGCACCCCTTCCCGCCTACGGCTGCGACGGCTGCCAGAACCCCGGCAACGGCATCGAGTCCCACCGCAAGTGCTTCCAGGGCCGGACCTGCCTGGCCACCCGGGGCTACTTCTCGGCGGACGCGCTCGACGCCGATCCCGACGCGCTCAAGGAGCTGTGGCACAGCGGACGGGGCGAGCGCATGGGTCACGCGCTGACGCTGTACGAACTCAACGGCCGCCGCCAGGGCTTCTGGGACGAGACCTGGGAGGACCTCGGCTGGGCCCGGGCCATCAGCCCGAACGTCGACTGGGAGGTCGGCACCCGCTCCCCGTCCGACCCGCCGCCGCACTTCCGCATCGACATCCTCACCGAGGAGGAGCAGATGTTCGAGGTCAAGATGTGGGACAACGGCGGCGCCTACTGGCCGGTCGAGCAGCAACTGGACAGGTACCTGGCCTTCGGCGCCTACCGCAACCTGCTGCTCTTCAAGAGCAAGGAGCTCCAGGACTGGGCCGACTCGGTCGACGTCATCACCGGGCTGCGCTGGCCGTGGAGCGAGGACATCGTGTACGTCTGGGGGCTGGGCAACTCGGAGGGGCACATCTACGTCGCCCATGAGGACGAGGACCGGCTGAACGACGACATGAAGAACAAGGCCGAGGGAAACCGCGAACAGCGGGAGTGGGAGCAGCAGGGTGTGCCGTTCCTGCTTCCCATTCCCGTGCCGGTCCCCGTACCCGTCTGA
- a CDS encoding transposase — protein MRPVGLPEIPKQTVVVARAAFAKGSLPIRVRDRLAEVFVDEPFTEASGVWGAPGLLPGVLSLVTVLQFAEDLTDRQAAAMAVRAIDWKYALGAELTDTGFDARCCAGSGPGSRTTVWSGWSSTGSLSTARRPAWWRPGASSARIPPM, from the coding sequence ATGCGGCCGGTGGGGTTGCCGGAGATCCCGAAACAGACGGTGGTGGTGGCCCGGGCGGCGTTTGCGAAGGGGAGTCTGCCGATACGGGTGCGGGATCGCCTCGCGGAGGTCTTCGTCGATGAGCCGTTCACGGAGGCGTCCGGGGTGTGGGGTGCTCCGGGCCTGTTACCTGGGGTGTTGTCGCTGGTCACGGTGTTGCAGTTCGCTGAGGATCTGACGGACCGGCAGGCCGCGGCGATGGCGGTGCGAGCGATCGACTGGAAATACGCGCTCGGTGCGGAGCTGACGGATACCGGTTTCGATGCCAGGTGCTGTGCAGGTTCCGGGCCCGGCTCGCGGACCACGGTATGGAGCGGGTGGTCTTCGACCGGCTCCTTGAGCACTGCAAGGAGGCCGGCCTGGTGGCGGCCGGGGGCAAGCAGCGCACGGATTCCACCCATGTGA
- a CDS encoding transposase, whose amino-acid sequence MERVVFDRLLEHCKEAGLVAAGGKQRTDSTHVISGVRDLNRLELAGESVRAALEALAVAAPSWLAGHINVTEFAERYGPRVDGWRMPPSQTKRDRLAQVFGQDAFALCRAAWADDAPAWIREIEAVGLLRHVLVQTYIVRIDARGRQVIKKRDADDGVPPGQLRLASPYDSDARWAAKGDDLFWMGYKIHLTETCTILPDAYAYADAGTRVMPNLITDVHTTDATVPDVKATAPIQRKLAEHGVKPGEHYLDSGYPSADLITKALKQGIRMVTPVLLDHSAQARAAEGFDKNAFTINWKTRQVRCPAGRTSSHRNPRKQYGKDAIVITFSVLSRRNCPFQQQCTTSETGRRMLTPRPEELHENLARARAEQKPDTWKNKYALRAGVEGTINQALDITGIRRARYRGLPKVRLQHAFSATALNVIRLDAHWTTGPLDRPPHQQARTTQLPTLRLNELRSRVGPGEVRGERLAEVLGGAVGGTPLGGGLRGEPDGSPSVTSGARVPPVSWRGHGDGAPCPCRWQCRAGRRGSGRWPVRSGGGLGERVVPTALSCLPVVLRRTGGLARRAHVRLSRSEHLIDGAV is encoded by the coding sequence ATGGAGCGGGTGGTCTTCGACCGGCTCCTTGAGCACTGCAAGGAGGCCGGCCTGGTGGCGGCCGGGGGCAAGCAGCGCACGGATTCCACCCATGTGATCAGTGGGGTGCGGGACTTGAACCGTCTGGAGCTGGCCGGGGAGAGTGTGCGGGCGGCCCTGGAGGCCCTCGCGGTCGCGGCACCGTCCTGGCTGGCCGGACACATCAACGTGACGGAGTTCGCCGAGCGGTACGGGCCGCGGGTCGACGGCTGGCGCATGCCGCCCTCGCAGACGAAACGTGACCGTCTCGCCCAGGTCTTCGGGCAGGATGCCTTCGCCTTGTGCCGGGCGGCCTGGGCAGATGACGCTCCGGCCTGGATTCGTGAGATCGAGGCCGTGGGCTTATTGCGGCACGTCCTCGTGCAGACCTACATCGTCCGGATCGATGCCCGGGGACGGCAGGTGATCAAGAAGCGGGACGCCGACGACGGCGTCCCGCCCGGTCAACTCCGCCTGGCCTCCCCCTACGACTCTGACGCACGCTGGGCGGCCAAGGGCGACGACCTGTTCTGGATGGGCTACAAGATCCATCTCACGGAAACCTGCACCATCCTCCCCGACGCCTACGCCTACGCCGACGCGGGGACACGGGTGATGCCGAATCTGATCACCGACGTGCACACCACCGACGCGACCGTGCCGGATGTGAAGGCGACCGCCCCGATCCAGCGCAAGCTCGCCGAGCACGGAGTAAAGCCCGGCGAGCACTACCTCGACTCCGGCTACCCGTCGGCCGACCTGATCACCAAGGCCCTGAAACAGGGCATCCGCATGGTCACCCCGGTCCTGCTGGACCACTCTGCCCAGGCCAGGGCCGCCGAAGGCTTCGACAAGAACGCCTTCACCATCAACTGGAAGACCCGCCAGGTCCGCTGCCCCGCCGGCAGGACCAGCTCCCACCGGAACCCGAGGAAGCAGTACGGCAAAGACGCGATCGTCATCACCTTCAGCGTCCTGAGCCGCCGCAACTGCCCTTTCCAGCAGCAGTGCACCACCTCGGAGACCGGGCGCCGCATGCTCACCCCGCGGCCCGAGGAACTCCACGAGAACCTCGCCCGGGCCCGCGCCGAGCAGAAGCCCGACACCTGGAAGAACAAGTACGCCCTGCGCGCCGGCGTCGAGGGCACCATCAACCAGGCCCTCGACATCACCGGCATCCGCCGGGCCCGCTACCGGGGCCTGCCGAAAGTCCGCCTCCAACACGCCTTCTCCGCCACCGCACTCAACGTGATCAGGCTCGACGCCCACTGGACCACAGGACCCCTCGACCGCCCCCCGCACCAGCAGGCTCGAACGACTCAGCTACCAACTCTCCGCCTGAACGAATTGCGCAGCAGAGTCGGTCCCGGCGAGGTCCGCGGCGAACGATTGGCCGAGGTCCTGGGTGGCGCCGTTGGTGGAACCCCGCTCGGAGGGGGTCTTCGCGGGGAGCCGGACGGTTCCCCGTCGGTGACGTCCGGAGCGAGGGTGCCTCCGGTGTCGTGGAGGGGGCACGGTGACGGTGCCCCGTGCCCGTGCCGGTGGCAGTGTCGAGCAGGACGTCGAGGATCGGGTCGGTGGCCAGTTCGATCCGGCGGCGGTCTGGGCGAGCGGGTCGTGCCGACGGCTCTTTCATGCCTGCCAGTAGTTCTCCGACGGACTGGGGGCCTGGCCCGCCGAGCCCACGTTCGCCTCAGCCGGTCGGAGCACTTGATCGACGGTGCGGTGTAG